The Solibacillus sp. FSL W7-1464 genome contains a region encoding:
- a CDS encoding aldo/keto reductase, with protein sequence MLKNLQDTTTLNNGVQMPWLGLGTYLVEEGPDLLNAVKFAIKHGYRSIDTAAVYQNEEGVGEAIREAMKETGISREELFITSKVWNTDLGYEETLAAYETSLKKLGLEYLDLYLIHWAVVDKYKDAWRAMETLYKEGKVKAIGVCNFQVHHLEDLLKDAEIKPVINQVEYHPRLAQSEVKAFCENNDIQFEAWSPLMQAKLLDNPLLNELAAKYNKTVSQVILRWDLQNGVVTIPKSTKEHRIVENADIFDFELTTEDMELINGLNQDLRIGPDPDNFNF encoded by the coding sequence ATGCTTAAAAATTTACAAGATACAACAACATTAAATAACGGTGTTCAAATGCCTTGGCTAGGCCTCGGTACATATTTGGTAGAGGAAGGTCCTGATCTGTTAAATGCAGTGAAATTTGCAATTAAACACGGTTACCGCAGTATCGATACAGCTGCCGTTTATCAAAATGAAGAGGGCGTCGGCGAAGCAATCCGTGAAGCAATGAAAGAAACAGGGATTTCAAGAGAAGAATTATTCATCACTTCTAAAGTATGGAATACAGATTTAGGCTATGAAGAAACACTTGCTGCCTATGAAACAAGCTTAAAGAAATTAGGTCTTGAATATTTGGACTTATACCTTATCCACTGGGCGGTTGTAGATAAATACAAAGATGCATGGCGCGCGATGGAAACACTTTATAAAGAAGGTAAAGTAAAAGCAATCGGCGTTTGTAATTTCCAGGTTCATCATTTGGAAGACTTATTGAAAGATGCGGAAATCAAACCGGTAATCAACCAAGTGGAATACCACCCACGCTTAGCTCAATCGGAAGTAAAAGCATTCTGTGAAAACAACGACATTCAGTTCGAAGCATGGTCTCCTTTAATGCAGGCCAAATTATTGGACAACCCTCTTTTAAACGAATTGGCTGCTAAATATAATAAAACAGTTTCTCAAGTCATTTTAAGATGGGATCTTCAGAACGGTGTTGTAACGATTCCAAAATCAACGAAAGAACATCGCATTGTAGAAAATGCCGATATTTTCGATTTTGAACTGACTACTGAAGATATGGAACTGATTAATGGTCTTAACCAAGATTTGCGTATCGGTCCTGATCCTGACAACTTCAACTTTTAA
- a CDS encoding sensor domain-containing diguanylate cyclase, with the protein MEIVVGGIVIGLIILCIHLYKVKSKLQQKIDLIDPMIKTTEGIRDILYYCEVYPKLKYLYLSPNINNILGPLMLEDHLRNPDKIFEIVHPDDCQIIRMKQMGALNFDEPITVRFQNHLGQYIWFEEYATPVYKDGRVIAVQGVYRNVHSHHILQEQLKYKSTHDGLTGLYNREYFQLKKKEYNELAIPMSVIIADLDDLKEVNDQYGHQMGDRLIIAAADCLKKMADEEMIVARIGGDEFIVMSPNKNVLEVEQYIEKVYLGMEQFSKDLPFSPIRISIGYEYSPSSYGIMRQLFSKADQKMYKNKKMKKMFIGS; encoded by the coding sequence ATGGAGATTGTTGTAGGGGGTATAGTAATCGGCCTAATCATATTATGTATACATCTGTACAAGGTAAAATCGAAGTTGCAACAAAAAATTGATTTAATTGATCCAATGATTAAAACGACTGAAGGCATTCGGGATATTTTATATTACTGCGAAGTCTATCCGAAACTAAAGTATCTTTATTTAAGCCCAAATATTAATAATATTTTAGGACCGCTTATGCTGGAAGATCATTTGAGAAATCCGGATAAAATTTTTGAGATTGTTCACCCGGATGACTGCCAAATTATAAGAATGAAGCAGATGGGAGCCCTTAACTTTGATGAGCCGATAACGGTAAGATTTCAAAACCACTTAGGACAGTATATCTGGTTTGAAGAATATGCGACACCTGTGTACAAAGACGGCAGAGTAATCGCGGTACAAGGCGTTTACAGAAACGTTCATAGTCATCATATTTTACAGGAGCAGCTGAAATACAAATCGACTCATGACGGATTGACAGGTTTATATAATCGGGAGTATTTCCAATTAAAAAAGAAAGAATATAATGAACTGGCAATCCCTATGTCCGTCATTATCGCAGACTTAGATGATTTAAAAGAAGTTAATGATCAATATGGACATCAAATGGGTGACCGTTTAATTATTGCCGCAGCTGATTGTTTGAAAAAAATGGCCGATGAAGAAATGATTGTTGCAAGAATAGGCGGGGACGAATTCATCGTAATGAGCCCAAACAAAAATGTTTTGGAAGTCGAACAATATATAGAAAAAGTGTACTTGGGAATGGAACAATTTTCAAAAGATTTACCATTTTCGCCTATTCGAATTTCAATCGGCTATGAGTATTCACCTTCTTCCTATGGCATCATGAGACAACTGTTTAGTAAGGCTGATCAGAAAATGTATAAAAATAAAAAGATGAAAAAGATGTTTATCGGAAGCTGA
- a CDS encoding SDR family NAD(P)-dependent oxidoreductase, with the protein MGKLQSKVAVITGGASGIGAATAKLFVSEGAKVVLVDLNEEKGKAFEAELKALNAEALFVKANITSEEEVANIFKQTIEAFGKVDIVFNNAGIGRVFPSHELEYSEWRNTVNVDLDGVFLVAREAIREMLKSGGGSIINTASMYGWVGSPGSAAYNAAKGGVINLTRSLALEYAEQNIRVNSLCPGFIDTPIIPIESKQALASMTPMKRLGQAEEMAKAVLFMASDDSSFMTGNSLTVDGGYTAQ; encoded by the coding sequence ATGGGTAAATTACAAAGTAAAGTAGCAGTCATCACTGGCGGTGCATCAGGTATTGGTGCAGCAACAGCAAAATTATTTGTCTCTGAAGGTGCTAAAGTCGTACTAGTTGATTTAAATGAAGAAAAAGGTAAAGCTTTCGAAGCGGAATTGAAAGCGCTTAACGCGGAAGCATTATTTGTTAAAGCAAATATTACAAGTGAAGAAGAAGTAGCAAATATATTTAAACAGACAATTGAAGCATTTGGCAAAGTAGATATTGTATTTAACAATGCAGGCATCGGCCGTGTTTTCCCTTCACATGAATTGGAATATTCGGAGTGGCGCAATACAGTCAATGTCGACTTAGATGGTGTTTTCCTGGTAGCGCGTGAAGCAATCCGTGAAATGCTGAAGTCTGGTGGAGGTTCAATCATCAACACCGCTTCAATGTACGGATGGGTTGGTTCACCTGGATCGGCAGCATACAATGCGGCAAAAGGTGGCGTAATTAACCTGACACGCTCACTTGCACTTGAATATGCAGAGCAGAATATTCGCGTGAATTCACTATGCCCGGGATTCATTGACACACCGATTATCCCTATAGAAAGCAAACAGGCATTAGCTTCGATGACACCGATGAAACGTCTTGGACAAGCAGAAGAAATGGCAAAAGCCGTATTATTTATGGCAAGTGACGATTCTTCATTCATGACAGGCAACAGCTTAACGGTTGATGGTGGATATACAGCTCAATAA
- a CDS encoding methyl-accepting chemotaxis protein — translation MNFFTNWSIKYRLIFAFAIVLLLPTLTVSFFSYNNTKNLIYEEHESTAEQNLNLLNTKITETIQPKLQQLSYFSSYISQDILENDDKFNLLFDEYLGLHPEINIAYVGTADGQMLRRPAHQYEAGYDPRERPWYIQAVEAKGEVIITDPYIATSSGTLVVTIAQQLADKSGVIGIDLAIQKLAEINDSVSIGEKGFTMLLDSKNNYMAAPDIEIGSAAGESISTNINGNNGVIKDDQTKTFYVKNEQTGWTVLAKTFDSEAEAVANKNLFNDLTVVFIAFIFGAVFVYLIIRSINGPLQELTKKANLISEGDLSVKVNINSQDEVGHLGEVFNTMRENLSILIQQGLHSAEGVREAASSLKESTNLTIEATEQSAHAVQEVAASTDEQLKGNEQNAQSMKQLAQHIIEIADRSLDVTSLSTNAISTVNEGNTVVQNTVNQMNSIDGSVAQSDEKIRALSKRIDEIGSIVDVINSIANQTNLLALNAAIEAARAGEHGKGFAVVAQEVRLLAESSQQSTEQINVLIKGIQEDTANSVSLMNHAKIDVQQGIKLTSETADKFQQILEALQTIAPKVNDVTATAQEMAASVEQTSSTATSLVTHAQTTAAAAEEVAAATEEIHASMEEMGSSAQALNQMADQLQQVMHKFKV, via the coding sequence TTGAATTTTTTTACGAACTGGTCTATTAAATATCGACTTATTTTTGCATTTGCCATTGTACTTTTATTGCCAACGCTAACCGTATCTTTTTTTTCATATAACAACACTAAAAACCTGATTTATGAAGAACATGAGTCAACTGCTGAACAAAACTTGAATTTATTGAATACAAAGATTACAGAAACAATTCAGCCGAAGCTTCAGCAGCTGTCATATTTTTCATCATATATTTCACAGGATATTCTCGAAAATGATGACAAATTTAATTTACTATTTGATGAATATCTCGGACTTCACCCAGAAATCAATATAGCCTATGTAGGGACAGCTGATGGTCAAATGCTCCGCCGCCCCGCACACCAATACGAAGCAGGCTACGATCCACGGGAACGTCCATGGTATATCCAGGCGGTTGAAGCAAAGGGAGAAGTAATCATTACCGATCCTTATATTGCAACAAGCTCAGGCACTCTTGTCGTAACGATTGCACAACAATTAGCGGACAAATCAGGGGTTATCGGAATTGATTTGGCGATTCAAAAGTTAGCAGAAATTAACGATTCAGTATCGATTGGCGAGAAAGGCTTCACAATGCTTTTGGATAGTAAAAACAATTATATGGCAGCACCTGATATTGAGATCGGTTCAGCAGCCGGAGAGTCGATCAGTACTAATATTAATGGTAACAATGGTGTCATTAAAGACGATCAAACAAAAACTTTTTACGTTAAAAATGAACAAACAGGATGGACAGTACTTGCGAAAACATTTGACAGCGAAGCAGAGGCTGTTGCAAATAAAAACTTGTTTAATGATTTAACGGTTGTTTTTATTGCCTTTATTTTCGGAGCAGTTTTTGTCTATTTGATTATTCGATCGATCAATGGACCGCTTCAGGAATTAACTAAAAAAGCAAACCTTATTAGTGAAGGTGACTTATCCGTAAAAGTAAATATAAATTCCCAAGATGAAGTTGGACATTTAGGCGAAGTATTTAATACAATGCGCGAGAACTTAAGTATTTTAATACAACAAGGGTTGCATAGTGCGGAAGGTGTGAGAGAAGCCGCTTCTTCGTTGAAAGAAAGTACAAATTTAACAATCGAGGCGACAGAGCAATCCGCACACGCAGTACAAGAAGTAGCCGCCAGCACTGACGAGCAGTTAAAAGGTAATGAGCAAAATGCACAATCGATGAAGCAATTAGCTCAACATATTATTGAAATTGCAGATCGTTCACTCGATGTCACTTCTCTATCCACTAATGCAATCAGTACAGTAAACGAAGGAAATACTGTTGTTCAAAACACAGTGAACCAAATGAATTCAATTGATGGCTCTGTAGCACAATCAGATGAAAAAATTCGCGCATTATCAAAACGTATTGATGAAATTGGAAGTATTGTAGATGTTATTAACAGTATAGCAAACCAAACAAATTTATTAGCGCTAAATGCAGCCATTGAAGCTGCTCGTGCGGGTGAGCATGGAAAAGGTTTTGCAGTTGTTGCACAGGAAGTTCGTCTGCTTGCAGAGAGTTCACAGCAATCAACAGAGCAAATCAATGTGTTAATTAAAGGAATTCAGGAAGACACGGCAAATTCCGTTTCATTAATGAATCATGCGAAGATAGATGTTCAGCAAGGAATAAAGCTGACAAGCGAGACAGCCGACAAATTCCAGCAGATTTTAGAAGCACTACAGACTATTGCTCCTAAAGTGAATGATGTTACTGCAACTGCACAGGAAATGGCTGCTTCTGTCGAACAAACTTCTTCTACAGCAACTTCATTAGTGACACACGCCCAAACGACTGCTGCTGCAGCTGAAGAAGTCGCAGCTGCAACAGAGGAAATCCATGCTTCTATGGAAGAAATGGGATCCTCTGCTCAAGCTTTAAACCAAATGGCAGATCAATTACAGCAAGTAATGCATAAGTTTAAAGTATAA
- the crcB gene encoding fluoride efflux transporter CrcB encodes MINFLLVAVGGFFGAILRAVISKRLNHKNRFVHFGTFTVNVFGSFALGFLVNMHIHANVNLILSIGFLGAFTTFSTFKLESLTLVHAKQSMQFVLYSLLTYTVGLSFAFAGFGLANLYLS; translated from the coding sequence ATGATCAATTTCTTGTTAGTGGCGGTTGGCGGATTTTTCGGTGCCATTTTGCGCGCTGTCATTTCCAAGCGGCTCAATCATAAAAACCGATTTGTTCACTTCGGCACTTTTACGGTAAATGTGTTCGGCTCATTTGCACTGGGTTTTTTAGTTAATATGCATATTCATGCAAATGTAAATCTCATTTTGAGTATCGGATTTTTAGGTGCTTTCACTACATTTTCTACTTTCAAATTGGAAAGCCTGACACTTGTCCATGCAAAACAGTCGATGCAATTTGTACTCTATTCTTTACTCACATATACGGTCGGCCTGTCATTTGCCTTTGCCGGCTTCGGGTTGGCAAACTTATATTTATCCTGA
- a CDS encoding general stress protein — MVKHIVGYYDSEAEAIDAIEDLKRQGYRSEDISVISKSRSDVDTISDETGANVAEGAATGAAAGGALGGIGGVLAGLGALAIPGIGPIVAAGPIVAGITGAAAGAGVGGLTGALIGMGIPEDEATRYNEQFESGKILIMVDETTRGTTLL, encoded by the coding sequence ATGGTAAAACATATTGTGGGATATTATGATTCAGAAGCAGAGGCAATCGATGCAATTGAAGATCTAAAACGACAAGGTTACCGTTCTGAAGATATTTCAGTTATCAGTAAAAGCCGATCGGATGTTGATACGATTTCCGATGAAACAGGTGCCAACGTTGCTGAAGGTGCAGCTACAGGCGCGGCTGCGGGCGGTGCATTAGGCGGAATTGGCGGCGTTCTTGCAGGTCTTGGCGCATTGGCGATTCCAGGTATCGGTCCGATTGTAGCAGCAGGTCCGATTGTGGCGGGTATTACAGGCGCGGCGGCTGGTGCAGGTGTCGGCGGCTTGACGGGTGCCCTTATTGGTATGGGGATTCCCGAAGATGAGGCGACACGCTACAACGAACAATTTGAATCCGGTAAAATTTTAATTATGGTAGATGAAACTACTCGCGGGACAACACTATTATAG
- a CDS encoding TetR/AcrR family transcriptional regulator: MENNQMDTSKRKSRTKDHFKLALIDLIKKKGYHAISVKDIVDHASYNRSTFYVHYQDKYQLAEELLETMLAGLEESVGKPYIPGQKVYTTKLNAPSFNIISYIYENRNFFELITYDDTLTGLHTKFPQSILKIYEEQFIFQTINNIPVNMEYFKRYAAYGFYGLIQNWINSNFKESKEDFIEEVIALSQTHIYSLEFVGKQKK; the protein is encoded by the coding sequence ATGGAAAATAACCAAATGGATACATCCAAGCGAAAAAGTCGTACAAAAGACCATTTTAAACTAGCGTTAATCGATCTGATTAAAAAGAAAGGTTATCATGCCATTTCCGTAAAGGATATTGTCGATCACGCTTCCTACAATCGCAGTACATTTTACGTGCATTATCAGGACAAATATCAGCTGGCAGAAGAGTTACTTGAAACAATGCTTGCAGGATTGGAAGAGTCCGTTGGAAAGCCATACATACCCGGACAAAAAGTATATACGACAAAACTGAATGCCCCTTCTTTTAATATTATTTCCTACATATACGAGAACCGTAATTTTTTTGAACTGATTACATACGATGATACATTAACAGGCTTACATACAAAATTTCCTCAATCGATATTAAAAATATACGAAGAGCAGTTCATATTCCAGACCATCAATAATATTCCGGTAAACATGGAATACTTTAAACGATATGCTGCATACGGATTTTACGGACTCATTCAAAATTGGATCAACAGCAATTTTAAAGAATCCAAAGAAGATTTTATTGAAGAAGTCATCGCTCTATCCCAAACCCATATTTATTCATTGGAGTTTGTGGGGAAACAAAAGAAATAA
- a CDS encoding purine-cytosine permease family protein yields the protein MRSDITADQNLRERDLYQEEATSDYTFDRVPREERKMGWLSITNITFGIATAIFYFQMGSVMALQFGAVNAIISAGYAIIVAGILGSIIVYLSAKSGMNVNLLSRGGFGYIGASLTSLIYASNFIMYCAFEGMILVAAVHAFFPAIPIWLLIVIFGSLVIPLNWFGIKQLDKLQKWSLPIFGLFLITAIVIAINTPSLNPGNFWTYMPEGVQIGGTALLLCIGMQHGIMGLTALIASDYARFLKPKDLKIGSIAIGFIPQIFCFGVMGGLGIWFGVKFSEANPGVYIVTLLGFGGVVFTVLTQVRINITNIYSSSLSLSNFFENMFGFTPGRRFWVVVGGVAAMILMLGGIVDHLQIAMTFQGVALMSWAAVLVTEALVLKKWLKIGPRYYESRQENLFKWNPVGVIALIVPTVIGTIAALGYMGTFLQNTAAFFAALMAAILTVILGLTTKGRYYSKKEANDIPKEDWIA from the coding sequence ATGAGATCTGATATTACTGCAGATCAGAATTTAAGAGAACGTGACTTATATCAAGAAGAAGCAACGAGTGACTATACGTTTGACCGAGTACCGCGTGAAGAGCGCAAAATGGGCTGGTTAAGTATCACGAATATTACATTTGGCATTGCGACTGCCATCTTCTATTTCCAGATGGGAAGCGTTATGGCACTACAGTTCGGCGCGGTCAATGCGATTATATCGGCTGGCTATGCCATCATTGTTGCAGGTATCCTTGGAAGTATCATTGTTTATTTATCGGCTAAGTCCGGCATGAACGTCAACTTATTATCCCGCGGAGGATTCGGTTATATCGGAGCCTCATTAACCTCATTAATTTACGCATCAAACTTTATTATGTATTGTGCATTTGAAGGTATGATTTTAGTCGCTGCAGTTCATGCATTTTTCCCGGCTATTCCAATCTGGCTTTTAATTGTAATCTTTGGTTCCTTAGTAATTCCGTTAAACTGGTTTGGCATTAAACAATTGGACAAACTTCAAAAATGGTCATTGCCGATTTTTGGATTATTCCTCATTACCGCCATTGTTATTGCTATTAATACCCCATCACTAAACCCCGGAAATTTCTGGACCTATATGCCTGAAGGTGTTCAAATAGGCGGTACGGCATTGCTGTTATGTATCGGAATGCAACACGGCATCATGGGGCTTACGGCTTTGATTGCCTCGGATTATGCACGTTTCCTGAAACCGAAAGACTTGAAAATCGGTTCTATTGCCATCGGTTTTATTCCGCAAATCTTCTGTTTTGGTGTAATGGGCGGGCTTGGCATTTGGTTCGGCGTAAAGTTTTCTGAAGCTAATCCCGGTGTTTATATCGTGACATTGTTAGGATTTGGTGGTGTGGTATTCACGGTACTGACGCAGGTCCGTATTAATATAACGAATATTTATAGTAGCTCACTTTCTCTCTCGAACTTTTTTGAAAACATGTTTGGTTTCACACCAGGCCGTCGTTTTTGGGTTGTAGTAGGTGGTGTCGCGGCGATGATCTTAATGCTTGGGGGTATTGTCGATCATCTTCAGATTGCGATGACCTTCCAAGGTGTAGCACTGATGAGCTGGGCAGCCGTTCTCGTCACGGAAGCACTCGTTCTCAAAAAATGGCTGAAAATAGGCCCACGCTATTACGAATCCAGACAGGAAAACCTGTTTAAATGGAATCCGGTTGGTGTCATTGCTTTGATTGTCCCAACTGTAATCGGCACAATTGCAGCGCTCGGATATATGGGCACTTTCCTGCAAAATACTGCTGCCTTTTTCGCAGCGCTTATGGCAGCAATTCTGACTGTCATTTTAGGGTTGACGACAAAAGGGCGTTACTATAGCAAGAAAGAAGCGAACGATATTCCGAAAGAGGATTGGATCGCTTAA
- the dacB gene encoding D-alanyl-D-alanine carboxypeptidase/D-alanyl-D-alanine endopeptidase, producing the protein MEEIQERNLNSDAITKLDEIVESILGEDKATFTLRDRTFGEIVYTYRGDCLMRPASNMKILTGTAAIAELGLDYRFKTEIYIDGNIEGYTLYGNVYVKGYGDPTINEATLKFFAEVLRKYGIHQVKGKLIGDDTYFSGDTLPPGVDEEGETHYYGARISPITMSPNDDFDASTIIVQATSGNIGEKPSFTVIPHLSGLQISNEAKTVDRNAESTLEIRRINNTSQIVITGEIPEEETAKVWVSHQDPTKNTLLFFKELCKDADIRFEPEEAIDSGATPDHAKLIHTHESRSIAEIFSIFMKLSNNSIADIFLKTMGKQKHGVGDYEHGLKVVRAYLEKRQINFTTWQFADGSGLSHHNRLHSNGISELLFVLQKEPYFQNFYESLPVGGNTNRLVGGTLKDRFLEPELQQRIFAKTGYIHQVNTLSGYVTGKSGRDYIFSIMLEGREEGIPFLDEGLKAIIEVV; encoded by the coding sequence ATGGAAGAGATTCAAGAGAGAAATTTAAACAGTGATGCAATTACGAAATTGGACGAAATAGTGGAGTCAATTTTAGGAGAGGATAAGGCAACTTTTACGCTGCGGGACAGAACTTTCGGAGAGATTGTTTATACATACCGAGGGGATTGTTTAATGCGCCCGGCGTCCAATATGAAAATCCTGACGGGTACGGCTGCAATTGCGGAGCTTGGACTGGACTACCGATTTAAAACAGAAATTTATATCGATGGAAATATTGAAGGCTACACGTTATACGGAAATGTTTATGTGAAAGGCTACGGTGATCCGACAATAAATGAAGCAACTCTTAAGTTTTTTGCGGAAGTTTTACGAAAATACGGCATCCATCAGGTGAAAGGTAAGCTAATCGGGGATGATACATATTTTTCAGGGGATACGTTGCCTCCAGGTGTTGATGAAGAAGGGGAAACCCATTATTACGGGGCCCGTATTTCACCTATTACGATGTCACCAAATGATGATTTTGATGCGAGCACAATAATTGTCCAGGCAACTTCCGGAAATATCGGGGAAAAGCCGAGTTTTACAGTCATCCCGCATTTAAGTGGTCTCCAAATTTCTAATGAAGCAAAAACAGTAGACAGAAATGCCGAAAGTACATTGGAAATCCGTCGCATTAATAATACAAGCCAAATCGTAATTACAGGAGAAATACCGGAAGAAGAAACGGCAAAAGTTTGGGTGTCCCACCAGGATCCTACGAAAAACACGCTGCTGTTTTTCAAAGAATTATGCAAAGATGCAGACATTCGCTTTGAACCGGAAGAGGCCATCGATAGCGGCGCAACGCCAGACCATGCCAAACTAATACACACGCACGAGTCTCGTTCGATTGCAGAGATATTTTCAATTTTTATGAAGCTAAGCAATAACAGCATCGCCGATATTTTCCTGAAAACGATGGGGAAACAAAAGCATGGAGTAGGGGATTACGAGCATGGCCTAAAAGTAGTGCGCGCTTATTTGGAAAAGCGGCAAATTAATTTTACAACGTGGCAATTTGCTGATGGTTCGGGACTGTCACATCATAATCGTCTGCACTCGAATGGTATATCCGAGCTGCTCTTTGTGCTGCAAAAGGAACCGTATTTCCAGAACTTTTACGAATCCCTGCCAGTTGGTGGAAATACCAACAGACTTGTTGGCGGAACACTAAAAGACCGCTTTTTAGAGCCGGAACTGCAACAGCGAATATTCGCCAAAACAGGCTATATTCATCAAGTGAATACATTATCCGGCTATGTAACAGGAAAAAGCGGGAGGGACTATATTTTCTCGATTATGCTTGAAGGAAGGGAAGAGGGAATTCCGTTTTTGGATGAAGGGTTGAAGGCGATTATTGAGGTAGTATAA
- a CDS encoding LysE/ArgO family amino acid transporter: MQPLIHGILLAFGLILPLGVQNVFIFNQGATHRKFTKALPAIVTAGICDTILIYLAVAGVSVIVFSFEWLKIALFLAGFFFLAYMGWVIWKDNPTIDTKREKKEFSARRQITFAASVSLLNPHAILDTIGVIGTSSLAYTGYEKWMFTVACIIVSWIWFLSLAIVGRKIGQIDENGKFLNYLNKVSAVIIWIMALYMGYQFYALIGE; this comes from the coding sequence GTGCAACCTTTAATTCATGGAATCCTATTGGCATTTGGCTTAATTTTGCCATTAGGTGTTCAAAACGTATTTATTTTTAATCAAGGCGCAACACACAGGAAATTTACGAAAGCATTGCCTGCAATTGTAACAGCAGGCATCTGTGATACGATTTTAATTTATTTGGCGGTTGCGGGAGTATCGGTAATAGTCTTCAGTTTTGAATGGTTGAAAATTGCACTTTTTTTAGCAGGGTTCTTTTTCTTGGCATATATGGGATGGGTAATCTGGAAAGATAATCCTACGATAGATACGAAACGGGAAAAAAAAGAATTTTCAGCTCGACGCCAAATAACATTTGCTGCATCCGTGTCGCTACTTAACCCGCATGCTATTTTAGATACAATCGGGGTAATCGGAACAAGTTCATTAGCTTATACAGGTTATGAGAAATGGATGTTTACAGTGGCTTGTATAATCGTATCGTGGATCTGGTTTCTGTCGCTTGCCATTGTCGGAAGAAAGATTGGACAAATTGACGAGAACGGGAAATTTTTAAATTATCTTAATAAAGTATCTGCAGTCATCATTTGGATAATGGCGCTGTATATGGGCTATCAGTTTTATGCATTGATTGGTGAATAG
- the crcB gene encoding fluoride efflux transporter CrcB, producing the protein MILIGIGGAIGAALRYSVSLLFLTNDTAVFPFATVAVNLAGCFLLGMLSSGLELKLIKNPYYLSAFKTGLIGSFTTFSTVSVEVIQLLQHHFYFSAILYIFISAIFGLLFVGFGMKIGKGFSEREEPV; encoded by the coding sequence ATGATTTTAATAGGAATCGGCGGTGCTATTGGAGCAGCATTAAGATATAGCGTTTCCTTGCTCTTCTTAACAAACGATACAGCTGTCTTCCCTTTTGCAACGGTTGCAGTAAATTTGGCAGGCTGCTTTCTATTAGGGATGCTCTCTTCCGGTCTTGAACTAAAACTAATAAAAAATCCTTACTATCTTTCAGCATTTAAAACAGGCTTAATCGGCTCGTTTACAACCTTTTCCACAGTTAGTGTCGAGGTTATCCAGCTGCTGCAGCACCACTTTTATTTTTCAGCCATCCTCTATATTTTTATTAGCGCCATCTTCGGATTACTATTTGTTGGGTTTGGCATGAAAATCGGGAAAGGCTTTTCGGAAAGAGAGGAACCTGTATGA
- a CDS encoding general stress protein, translating to MAKHVVGYYDTEAEAIKAVEELKRQGYSAQEISIISKNVSDVDAISNETGANAMEGAITGVAAGGTLGGLGGVIVGLGALAIPGIGPVVAAGPIAAGLTGLATGVMVGGIVGALVGMGIPEDEAERYNEQFEAGKILIMVAEDKRGSEL from the coding sequence ATGGCAAAACATGTCGTAGGTTATTATGATACAGAAGCAGAAGCAATCAAAGCAGTTGAGGAGTTAAAGCGACAAGGATATAGTGCTCAGGAAATCTCAATTATTAGTAAAAATGTATCGGATGTAGATGCAATCTCCAATGAAACCGGCGCAAATGCAATGGAAGGTGCCATTACAGGGGTTGCTGCAGGCGGCACATTAGGAGGACTTGGCGGTGTTATTGTCGGACTCGGTGCACTTGCCATTCCAGGAATCGGACCTGTTGTTGCGGCCGGTCCAATCGCTGCCGGATTGACAGGATTGGCTACCGGTGTAATGGTCGGCGGAATTGTCGGTGCTTTAGTTGGTATGGGGATTCCTGAAGATGAGGCCGAGCGTTACAACGAACAATTTGAAGCAGGCAAGATTTTAATTATGGTAGCAGAAGATAAGCGCGGTTCCGAATTATAA